gctaaTGCAGGTGCATTCACTGGTGGTAATTGCCACTAAAGCTACAATCTACGAAGAGAAGTACCCTACAAATGAGAATAATGGGTTAGTTGGTTAATCGCACGCTTGCTTCTATGTTGTCGTCATAGTGGCTTCATCTCTAACTTCCCGCAAATTTCAGGAAGCTCTCCTCAAACAATGCCATGCCAGGGAATGCTTCAAGTAAAGCTCAGCAGCCTCCGTTCCGTGAATTCATGCCTTCCTCTTGGCAGGTCATTTCCCGATGTGAACCCCAAATGCCTCTTCTTAGTAGATAATTTTTTGACACACAATACCATTTTCAAGACTCTGTTTTTTTTCGTGCCAAATTCACGATTATTTCAAAGGATGATTCTTTCTCACTAATAATCCTTTGTGGTCATTGCAGGCATTCGTGACACATAAGATATTCATGCGGAAGTCAggtttgatatatttttctCGCTTTTTTCGTTTAGCCCTTTCACTTTCTCTACGTGTCTTTGTTCAGTCAAGTTTATGATCTTTGCAGGTGATTATCAGTCTTCAGGACAACAAAGTTTGTCAGCATATTCACTTGAATGGTTACAACCACAACTTAGTAGCATTGACCGATTCATAGTAGACGATGTAAGTAAACTCAACCATTTCATGTCTTGTAAGACCATTTTACTTAGGCCCGGGCATTTTACCCGTACCGAAGATCCGACCCGAAAAATCTTGACCCGATCCGAAATCGATCCGATCCTTTTACCCTATTGGGTCTTGTTGTGAAGGACCCGCGGGTCTtggacccgacccgacccgaatCCGAGACCCGAGTGGGGTATCCGAAAACCTGAAACTTCTAGTATATATTAGGTATGTATAGATGTTTCAgtttatttttggtattatggatatttttttaagtttcaaattttagtttttgggtaTAGTTTTGGGTTTcgtataaaaatttagattggataatcagataaaattttgaaatttttcatgtCTTTGGATCAGATTTTAGATAagatttatcatattttttgagtatttaaatattttttgtgtgtgtgttagGTATTTTTTGGGTGGATCCGACatgacccgaaccgaacccgatccataaccgaaccgaatccgaatcaACAAACTCTAATAACCCTATTGGGTCTAACTATCTAAGACCCGATCCGGACCCGAGAAGATCCGAACCGATTCCGAACCGAGAATTTTAAATTATCCTATCGGGTCCTAAACTCTTAAACCCGAAGGACCCGGACCCGCAACGACCCGATCCAAACCCGACCGAGGACCCCAATGCCCATGCCTAATTATACTCTAAGCAAACTCATATTTTGTTTCCTGTTTTCTCGTGCAGTCTGGCATTGTCATTGTCTCATGAGTTAGAGATTCCGTTTCAGGTATTCTttaattttctctctctctatcactTCTAGACACCACACATTTGCTGACACTTACGCTTGTATATTCTGAACTCTGTAGAAATCATAACTACTGTAAGGTAGCTATTAGCTAAGCAGCGTGCAGCAAAGTCTCCGGATGTAAAGTTAATGCagagtttatttatttacatcagaaagagagagaaaaaaagaagtaaacctTTGAAAGTAACATTGTTCCTTTTACTTGATAAGGTTATTCTTACAATATGTGGATAACCTTGTCTtagatataaaaagaaaaatcacaCTCGCACACATTTTGGATTTGAATTGGGTTGTTATATCTTTCTAATATTATCAAATTCTATTATCAGGATTTGACATCAAATACTTGAAATTGCAACTGCACGTGTTATCCTATAACCTTATTCTTAGAAgatcatactttttttttaacttccgaGAAACTTGAAATTGATTCTTAATGGGACATCACTACTCAGGTCTCAGGACTAAGCACTAGGAGTCGTGTTACAATTTTCGACGCCAAAATCATTTTGTAGCATTTTGCTTGTGGAAACTGTCTTATTATACAGTCATCAATGTTTGAGTGGTTACTTTTCTTTGTCCACATAGTATATGTCTCGTTTTCACTACATCTATCTGATCTTGGGACTTAGCAGATAAGACAGTCTTGTCTCATGTAATATCTTCATCTTATGGAAGATTTGTATGATCAACTTGGATTTAGGAATGATTATTGCCTAATGTAATAATTAGGTCTTACCAGGAGTGGGAGTAGTCAAATCCTTTGGATACTTGATGAGATGTAACAATTTTTAACTAGTTATTTAACAAATATGACTTCCACTGAAAAAAACTTTTATGTGCTGGATATGATGTGTGATGTGCAACTAACAATGATTCTACTACTTTAGATTGCATTGATTACCCACAAATTCATTCATTTTTACAGTCAATAGATGAGTTTTGTTGAAATAGTGAATTTAAGATTTTATGTTCATTTAGATGTAAAACAACATCCAACACaaatccaaagaaaaaaaaacgaacgaAAAGTCGagctatataaaaaaatagctAAAAGAATGGTTAAAAgccttaaaaatattaaagataagAACGAAAGCATTTTGCAAAAAGAACAATTTAAAAGATCGAATATATGAGTAGGAAGGGCCTTGACGAGTCTGAATTTGGTTTTTGCCCAACTTCCATTAGCCTGATGGTTACGTCTACTGCACACAACAATTAGCCGAAACTATATCCAATCCAATCCACTCTACTCTCATCcgttaattaaaagttaaattaaattaagGCTTTCTTTATAGTAAATTAATATCGCAAAGTTTGATTTGCtcattgcttctttttttttgttagtaacAATATCACACTTCTCATTATTAACACCACGTACTCCATGTTAATCAAAGACATTAGTACAccatttatttaaaatcttaGTCTATTACTATTAGAATCAGACTACCTTTTCTAATATTTGGTGTCTTTTAAGCTATCCAATtgtaaatttattgttttatatttcatctaaaattaaaatatttggcTAGTTAAAACAGTAATTATGTAATCCATCTAATGAAACTAAATTCAATTCATTGTATGTTTGATGTACTTTTTGGATCACTTCATACTCATCTTAGCTTTcaagttttctatttttttattgcatTAATATAAACGCAAACAATATAAGATAATTGATACTCTAATGAAATAATGAAAATGTATTTGAGTGATAGTTGAGGACAAACTAAAGAAGACAAAGATCTTTTGATCACGCGTGTGGCAGTGGGCATGTGCGTGCGTAAGCGTAAGCAATAGATCATCCAAATCCCCAAACCCCTCAATATGATATTATGTAATTTTGACGATTCTACCCTTTTATAAAGAATAATGCTATTTTCACACTTTTATCATATAccaaaagtatatatttttgtcTGTAACCTTGGAGAAATCTGAAGCAAAGTTGAGGAGAGCACCAACACACTTCTAGTCGTTGGGGCTTGCCTACTGCTATGCTCTCCTTTTTTAATTCATCCGATGGATTGCTTAGTAAGTTTTAGAATTAATAACATGGAAAatactaataataattattacaaTAACCAGACAATTGTTTGAAGCAACTAAATAACAGTAGAGTGTCAATTATTTTAAGAGAGTAGTGGGTCCTAAGAAGATAAATCAGTTGAACTCTCAATCTTTTGAGCAGTCTTTGAGTTTGTGTGGATCTCAATTTTATAACAAAAGCCACTGATTGCTACTTGAGGGGGACTGcatatgagaaagattgataagTTTTAAAGTTTGCTTCATACATACTTAAATcgctatttattaaaattttttttttaatttttagcgtatatatacatatttttatacaatattGTTTCTTTGTCAAATTTAGGCCAAAATCTTTGTTAACAATTGACAGATgtatatgattctattttgaTTTGTGTGGTAATCTTGCAGATATAGTAAAGCCAAAACACAATGATCTACAAATTTATGGTTGTATCATCCAAAACATTCGTCAAAATTTGgctaatttatatttctttcagTTTTAGCTGTTGgctaatttatatttctttcagTTTTAGCTGTTTGGTTGACAGTATTATATTTGTATCCTACTTTAATACTTTAGTcaattatataaaatcatacaaatatctaaaaaaatcatttatctcTCCATCCAAAATGTAAGCGTAATATTTTCAATCTCAGTTATCAGAATTTTACATATCAAAATTCAGTACCtgtacaaatatttataatagatatataaaacATGGAAAATATCTTAAAGTTCAGATAAAAACAGGAGAGAGTGTAATAATGGGAGAGTATTGGGTACACACAAAGGtacaaaatctcaaaatgaAGGCAAAGGTAGAGAGAAAAGTGGAGCCTACAATCCTATGGTTGACGGCCAAACCCATTTACATGTGCGCCACGTGGGTTATTGCGGGTGCATGATCTCAGCATGAAGTGTCATCATCACTCCTCGACCTCGAAATACTCCTGCTAAACAGTTATAAGTTTCTAgtattattaaaaacattatgtAAGTTTAGagtatacattatttattttggtttgtagCTAATTTTGTCTTTGGCGTAAAATGTGGACTACCACATTAATACAATAGAAAACTGACCACTAAAACGTGGCTAAAATGTCCTAAACAGTAAACAGTGAACACTATGATTGAGTTTTTCTACTTGGTGTTTACAAGTTAAAGGTTAAATGCATTGCTTCTTCTACAGTAAAGGCGTCTCCAACCACCGACACCTTTTTAGTGTCAAAACCACGctattttaatgtaatttaaACACTAAAACCAAAGTTTTTTCTAACCACAACACTAAACTTCacgttaaaattattttataatattatatgtattaagtcttttatttatcatttatttaattgaatgttttagtaataaaataaatgaatagtgTTTTAATGAGATGAATAGTATTTTAGTGTGGTGAATAGTATcacaccaaatttgatatcaaaaTTTAGGGGGAAGTTGCATTTTAAACCCTGAAGCTGACACATTCTTGCAGTTTAAACACTTAACCTTTTTCACTAGCATTTTAATACCTCAAACTAGAAAAGTTGTCGAAACAAACCCTGAAGTCGTATCTCCGCGTTTTCCTCGTGACCTTACTTGACGGCACTGTTCAGGACGTTTACTGTTTAAAACACTGTGCCGTTTTGTTGATTAAAAAACTAGGAAccgtaaatttttttaataagtcttcttcttcctttccaAATCGAATTGGGGATCTAGGGTTTCATAAATTTACGAAACCAGAAAAAGTGAAAGACGATTCTCTGCCACAATTCAGTCTCAATTCCAAAACAGTAAATCGTTTTTGTAATCTTGTAAAGTTTCTAAATTCTAGAACTTTTGATTTCATAAATTCTTAAGATGGCTCAAAGTGTGTTTGTGAAGCTAAAATTAGCGGTATTAGTTAGAGATTCATGTTTGTACTTGGTGTTATATATCTTGTAGATGGCTCAAAGTTCAAGTTACTCTACCATTGacaacaaaaaggaaaaagttGTGGTTTGCAACTGTAACATTGAAGCAAAGGGGATTCAAGCTTGGACTGTTGACGACCCTGGAAGGAGGTTTTATACCTGCGAAGGGCGTAGAGTTTCTAACGGATACCAAACCTGCAACTTCTTTCGATGGTATGAAGTTGAGAACCCACACGGGTGGCAATATACTGCATTGTTGGGTGCTAGAAATGTTATACGCCAACAGAAAGAAGATATTAGTAACCTGCGAAACCAAGTAAGAGAACTTAGCCTTGAGAATGTAAGAATTGGCGGAGCAGTTAGGCTTGAGAATGAAAGCAGTGGCCAACTCCACCTGATTCAGACCTCAACTGTGAAGCATGTGAAGCGCTTAGAGGAGAAATATTGGTTCTAAACAAGAGGAACATGGTGTATCATAATGTTTTATCACGTTGGCAATTGGATTTATTGTGGTTATTTGTGTCTTCATGGGTATCTTGAAGTGGTAAAAGACTATTGTTGTTATTGTTAAGACTGGTTAAGCTTCTTTCATGTTGTTAAGACTTTATGTAAGCTTCTTTCATGTTGCTAAGACAATTTAGGTTATGTATTTGATGTTGTTAAGACTTTTTCAGTTTATGTATTGTCTATGTAAGCTTCCttcatgttttattattaagatTTAAGACTATTTTGCCGTGTCTCATGATCTAATACCCAATTCCGACAttgaaaataatagaaaaacaaaagacaaaGTTCAAAGGTGCTGAAGAAACTCCAactcaaattttgaaacaacaaaagACAAGCTCCATAACGTTTTGAAGAAATAAAGACAAACTACAGCAAGTCAGTGAACcaacaaaagcaaaacaaagacATGAGATCACTCTTGTGGAGGCTGTGGATTAAGATCAGACCTATCATACACTCGATCTCCAAACACTTCAAAAGGACGAtttgtgaatggactccataaaGTCCCAACACCATGAGGAATGTTGGCTGTCTTCCTTACCTTAAAAGGTCCTCGTTAAGGTTTCTTAGCATGAGGCTTGGGGTCAGATGAGAATCCAGTGGCTTCTACAGGTTGAGAGGAAGATCCAGTGACGTGAACAGACTGAGATGATGATCCAGTGGCGTGAACATGCTGAAAAGAAGACCTAgtattttgagtttttcttcttcttgtagaTGGAGGCTTAGGAGTGCCCGGTGTAAAGAAATGTGTTAGATACAATTAAGAAAGAAACATTGTATAGCTATAATTCAAAAATTACGTCTTCTAGATTTTTACGAGGTCTGCCACGCTTATTTTTTGGTCCCTCATAAACCACAGTTTGGTTTTTGCATCCAGTTTTAATGTGTCCAGACTAATGACAGTTGCTACATGTGGGTATGCGTCTATGTCTTGACAATTTTTCAGCAGTTTCAAGCGCTTCAAATGACTCTTTCTTCCTATATCGTGTTCTTGTCTCCCTCTTGGTTTCCTTATCTCTGGTATCCCAATAGGTGGCTTGCCTATCATCTTCCACAAGTTTTTGCCATTGACAGGTTTGATGTTGTCAGAGTAAGTTCTTTTCATCACATGTGTGTAGTAATATTCTGCAGTATACTTCACAGGATCCTCCTGGTTGTCATCAAGCACACACACAGCATGTTTACAAGGAATACCTGTGAGATCCCATCGCCTGCAAGCACACTGATGTGTAGCCAAATCCACCATGTAACCACAGTCGAACTCATTCACCTCGTACAAGCTGAAACCGCTGCGAATTGTTGAACAATGTTTTTTTGCACATCTCGCTTTCTCCAACAAAGCCATTGTAATAGGTGTTACAATGGTGTCCCACTTATCTGCCGTAAAGAACCGGCTTGATATCCTTGTCATTGCTTGTCTGCGTATGTCCTCCAACATGTTGATCATTGGTTTTGCCCTTGCCATCTTTATGTTTCTGTTGAAACTTTCTGATAAATTGTTGTGCACATCAGGACAATGAGACTCCACATTGAAGAATGCTCTACACCAGCGCTCTGGGTCTGTTTTGAGTAATTCATTGTGTGCCACGACATCGTAAGCCTCTACCAAACGCATCTTCTCTTTGTACTCTCCCTCGGTGTAGCTGTATGCGACTCCCCAAAACAATGACTTAAACTCTGACCTTGAGAAACCAAGCTTCTTCCAATTAGCATAAATGTGCCTAGCACACATGCGATGTTCTGCTTCAGAAAGTTCTAATTCGATAGCGTGAACAAGTCCTTTTTGTTTATCCGAGATTACAGTAAGATCCTTCCCAAATTCCAAGCCAATATCATGCTTCAGCTTTCTCATAAACCATCCCCAAGTATCTTTGTTTTCTCCTCTCACAACTGTCCAAGCAATAGGGTACATCCTGTTATCGGCATCACTCCCAACTGCTGCAAGCAAATCTCCGTTTAAATCTCACTTCAAAAAGCATCCATCAAGTCCGATAACAGGTCTACAACAACTCTTCCAAGCAGTCCGCAATTCTATAAAGAAAATGTAGAAGCAGTCAGACATCTGAACACCATTAACCTCTCTTGTGCATAAATCAGTGCTTATACCCTGGTTTGATCTACGCAACTCTTCTTCATAATCCCATAGCTTCCAAAACTGTGTTGTTTGAGCTTCAAGAATTGTCCCCAATGCAATGTCTCTTCCTCTGTAGCACTTAGATATAGGTACAACAATGTCATATCTTACCTTTATCGCATCTTTGATCGTTGAAGCTTGTAGATTGACATTTATGCGTAATTCTTCTCTAAAAAGGACAGCAATCACACATTGCTTCAACATTGAGATCCTGCTTGATTTACCATGGTTGTGCTTCATGTGACACACTTTCACCATCCACTTGTTAATCGGCTTCTCCACTGAACAATAAACTCAGAAAGGACATTTCGATTTGCAACAAATCACACCAATCCTGAATGACTCCGACCTTGCCATCTTCACATCGTATTGAGTATTCATAAAATACTTCAAGACTTGGTCTTTAAACTCTAACCCACTGTTAAACTTTTGAAATAACCAGATGTAAGGTGGTTTTTCATAGTCACCATGGTATTTATCACTTCCATTGACCTTCCCTTTTCCTTTAAGCTTTCGATTCCATTCTTCCCATTCATCTTCTGACTCTACTGGTGTGTCTAGATATTCAACATCTACTGGCGCCCTCTCATCTTCACTGTCATCTTCCTCTATACCATTTCCATATGCTTCTTTATCTAGTACAGCtttctctccttcttcaaaGACAGACTGAAACCTTACATCGTTAGTATCATCTGTTACATCAGCGACAACTTCATCACCACCATCTTCATTGTCTTCCTTTTCAGCCGGATTCACAGTCGGGTTATCTTCCTTTTCAGCCGGATTCTTATCTTCTGATCCTTCTGGCTCATCATCTTCTTTAGGTCTATCGACATCATCATTCTCACTGTGTTCTTCGTCTTCAATGTGTTCTCTATCTGAAAGCTGAATCACACCGGGTATGTGTTCTGAGCACTCATGTTCAACAAACACTACTACAACATCTATCCCTAGCTTGCTCACAGATCGTAGCATCAACATCTCCTCATCGTACCTATCATATAAATACCGCAGTTGCttcatctcttctttttctGATTTAAACCAAATCAAGCCAACTGGTGCTCTAATTAGCGCTTCTTCTTTGCAAAAATCGACAAACCTATCCCACAATATCTCATCGAACTTCCATTCCACATTTTTGCTCCCTAATTCACCTAAGTACTCATAATCTTCCTTTCCAATCTTCTTCACTGAACCACCAAAATGAATCTTCAATTCGATTTCCTGCGATTCACTGTTATAAAAATTGAGTCTTTAGAAGTTTCTAAGAGACAAGAACGAGGTAGAAGAAGTGAAGAATCGATACAAACTTACGCCATTTTTGGGTTCTTCTCGACGAGAATCGTCTTTCTCGTTTTAGTTAGAACCCtaatccccaaatcgatttggaaataaaattaatgttGTGTTTTTTAAAGGTGTCGTTTTTGATCAACAATACAACATGCAATTCGCCCAGGTCAACTTTGTTAATTAAGCCGTTAAGTAGAATTACGAGAAAAACGCGGGATACGATTTCGGGGTTTTTTTCGACAATTATTCTAGTTTGAGGTATTAAAATGCTAGTGAAAATGGTTGAGTGTTTAAACTGCTAGAATGTGTCACCTTCAGGGTTTAAAATACGATTTTCCCCAAATTTTACTGTTGCACTAAAATAGTGTGATTTTTAGAGTGCCATTGAAGATGATTTAGTATAAAAATCTcactaaaataatgtttttgaaatattattagtttaaatgATGGGAAATGGAGaatcacaaaataatatatggggtttttaccaaaactaacccacaacttgattttaaccccaaacctatacccaaacttgaatcaaatgcagaactaacctaaaagcctagtgaaattacagctcagccccttgtgaacaaacaaaaaaatagaagccatttttacgaatatagccccagtaagtcgtctgagtcgtctgagatgttggcagtcgtctggacgactgaagtttaagtcttctggacgactgaagtttaagtcttctggacgactgaagtttaagtcgtctggtaccagtttattttaaaaataatttataaatcttgtaaaaaaatattttgatgcgtgaaaaataaaaatcaggtgattataaacagttttaagtgatataaattaagatatgataaaattgatttgttttgaagatagatgagtggaagtattgaatcatgatattctttggtttaggagtttggcaaacatatgttgtagtattgtatgtattgttagggttagatcttggaaaactaaaatgtttttttcaaatattagttttcacctatatgtgtttatttctgtgtatagtaaacacctttcaagtttgatttgattttatgaagtgtttaattagataattaagtttaggggttatgtttagggtgtggacgacttatatttcagttgtctgttgaataatttacacGGACGACGTAatattcagtcgtccacatcgtaccgaaccgttaatttaccaatgtacgttttaaccaaACCGGATCATTTACCGGACATATAAAAGCTATTTTTTTCACTATTTCACAACTTTACGAAACCCTAGCGCCGATTCTCTCCAACggcgatttcgaaggcgatAAGACGAAAACCCTACCGTGGTCGTGTTCCGCCGTTATCTTCGCCGGTAATCTCTCCGATTACGACGAATCTCGTTTCTCCATCATGCCGTAGAGTATTTTCGTAGTTTAAACCGACCGTCCGCTtcttatttttcagatctgaaatctCGTTTGCCAAACTCCGCTGCCGGTATGTTATTTCTCATGTATTAAGGCGTTTAGCCGCCGGAAAACcctaaatattttagtattgattactcagacgacttccaggaagtgagaagactacttggacgacttccaggaagtcttctacgatgtcttactctcgacttacatgtaagtcgtctgagtagtCTTCTCACTTCATGGAAGCCGTCTGGAAGTTTTtgtcagacgactttgtcagaagacttccagacgactttacaggaagttcagacgacttccagatgactttacaggaagtccagacgactttaaggacgacttccagacgtctttcagacgacttccagacgacttccagacgactaacaagtaagtcgtcccagaagccttccagacgactaacaagtaagtcgtccagagagtaagacatcgtagaagacttcctggaagtcgtccaagtagtcttctcacttcctgaaagtcgtctgaGTAGTCTTCTCACTTCATGGAAGCCGTCTGCAAGTCTTCTATAGCATTTAGCATAGTGCGCAACCTATGTGTTTGAGATGGTTGTTTGTGATTATTTGCAGGCCTTAAAATGGATTTACCAGAACTCCCGCCGAGGATGTTTACATTAGGAGAAGAGCCCGATGCAATCAGGAGCATTTCGTATCATTCTGATGACACGAAGTTGTTTAAAGCTCTATGTGATTGTCTCACAGCTGACGAATATGACGATCTGAAGGCGTCGAAGTTAAGAGTGTTCATCAAATTCAAGGAGCTTGACTTTGGTTGGACTTCAAGGCTGGTACATTTTTTGCTCTGTTTCCAGCTGGACATCAAGAAGAAGTTTGAGCTCTGGAGTCTTGTCGTTTCAcaacctgtgaggttttcactgatAGAGTTTGAACACCTCACTGGGCTGAACTGCGATTACATCAAGGACCTGGAAAATCCAAGGTGTGAGGTTACGTCGGAGATGGCTGCTTTCTGGGAGAAGATGCGTGTTGATATCGATACTGGGCCAAGTATTGAACAGATAACAGAAGCATTTTACAACTGCGACGAGTGGTCTCCGGACGATCGCATGCGGCTGGGATACCTTGCCATCTACGCAGGATACATCGAAGGGAAAAAGTTCTCATCCGCTACATCAGCTAGTcttgcaaggctagtgatggatttagaaaaatttgagaattatccatgggggagagtggcgtttaaggtgctgatggattCTCTGAAGGCAAAAGACTTGACGCAAACTGGTTACACTGTTGATGGGTTCATACAAGTGCTCCAAGTGTGGGCGTACTATGCTATGCCAGAATTGGGTGCTAATTATGGGTCTCCCATACCAAACAGACCGTCTCCACTGTTGCTGGCTTACAGGGGTGGCAAAAGACAACGCAAATGTTTTAAGGCTGCTATCAATAAACAGGTACTTAACTTCACTCCTAAGACTTCTCAGACGACTTGAAGTTAAGTCGTGTGGATCGTCCTCCAACAAAAGAccactcagacgacttacttttaAGTCGTTTGAGTGGTCTTTTTGTTggaagacttccagacgacttaactttaagtcgtctgagaacaaaatacttctcagacgacttaactttaagtagTCTGAGAACAAAATtcttctcagacgacttaactaagtttatatcttttatttattgcagattaTCGTGAAGAACCTCGTTCAGAAggattttgatgaaatgtttccaaaatgggaTGGAGACGTAGATGACCCCGCCGCGGATAACATAATTAAAGTCATGTTTAATGATCCTGGATGGGAGTGGACCATGGAATGCTGGCCAGTAACCGGTACTCGCAAGATTGTGAAGATGGAAGTGAGTCCAGTGAATAATGAAGTAAGTCCCGTGAAGTCAGAGAGTGTTGTGAAGGAAGAAAGTAgcagacctcggaagaaagctcgtaaagggTCTTCTGTTTCTGCTGAGACACCTGCGGCGGGTAGTGAAGGGATGACGCATCAGCAGATTGAAAAGTCCTTGAAGGACATATCTGATGCCATTAATCTTGGCtttgggacgtgccttaaggagCTCAAGTTACTGGCGGATAGGATGgtagctgtggagaagaaggtgggaATCACCAACAGAGGGGGTTCATCTGATGATCGTCAACTTACAACCACTTCAAATCCACCAAAACCTGCTGACGAACCCGGGGTTAGTACCAAAACCTCTCCCAAAATTGCAGAGAAGAGAGTCACTAGGCAAAGTGTTAGGAAGAGTCAGGACTGATGTGCTTTGTTTCTAGTGTGCTTTGATGAACCACTGTATGCCTTGATTCtgaacatgtgtgctttgtttctaGTGTGAATTTGATCTTTGCTGTAAGGGCTTTTgttaatagtttttaaacacTGTGAACTCGAaattgcagagtgaaagtgtgAATGGGGCGAAAGCAGGACGGAAGGAAGCCAAAGAACCGAGTCTTACTACAGAACCGAGTTCCTCGAGAGAGCTCTGTCTTGTGAGTCCTGCAGTCGACTTACCGAGTGATGATCCTAGCCTTCTTATATTGGACAAACAAGTTCCCACCGCTACAGATTTACTCGTTGAAGAAGCTAGAAGGCAGACAAAGAAGGAGACTGCTTTGGTGAATCTCCGTAAAAAAAGTGTGCGAGAAAGGAAGCTTGCTCCCACACAGCAAACTCCTTTTAAGGGAAACAACACTGCCAAACAgatcattccaaacaaacaGGTTGGCGGAGGCTATGATCCTTTTGCACCCTATGACAAGATGAAGTCGAAGGAGCTCACTGCTTGGGTGCAAAAAGATCCGTAAGTTGCTGTTAAAAATATgcttatttatatttgattaaaaaaagcttccatttgattatttacattttgtgtttgcagttcTTATAAACTGCCTCTGAAAAAAAAACCACGTAGATGTCCAAGTCGACTTTATCAGGTCCTCCGAACCCCCTTAG
This genomic stretch from Brassica napus cultivar Da-Ae chromosome C9, Da-Ae, whole genome shotgun sequence harbors:
- the LOC106405762 gene encoding uncharacterized protein LOC106405762, with the protein product MAQSVFVKLKLAMAQSSSYSTIDNKKEKVVVCNCNIEAKGIQAWTVDDPGRRFYTCEGRRVSNGYQTCNFFRWYEVENPHGWQYTALLGARNVIRQQKEDISNLRNQVRELSLENVRIGGAVRLENESSGQLHLIQTSTVKHVKRLEEKYWF
- the LOC106373340 gene encoding uncharacterized protein LOC106373340, which gives rise to MDLPELPPRMFTLGEEPDAIRSISYHSDDTKLFKALCDCLTADEYDDLKASKLRVFIKFKELDFGWTSRLVHFLLCFQLDIKKKFELWSLVVSQPVRFSLIEFEHLTGLNCDYIKDLENPRCEVTSEMAAFWEKMRVDIDTGPSIEQITEAFYNCDEWSPDDRMRLGYLAIYAGYIEGKKFSSATSASLARLVLMDSLKAKDLTQTGYTVDGFIQVLQVWAYYAMPELGANYGSPIPNRPSPLLLAYRGGKRQRKCFKAAINKQIIVKNLVQKDFDEMFPKWDGDVDDPAADNIIKVMFNDPGWEWTMECWPVTGTRKIVKMEVSPVNNEVSPVKSESVVKEESSRPRKKARKGSSVSAETPAAGSEGMTHQQIEKSLKDISDAINLGFGTCLKELKLLADRMVAVEKKVGITNRGGSSDDRQLTTTSNPPKPADEPGSESVNGAKAGRKEAKEPSLTTEPSSSRELCLVSPAVDLPSDDPSLLILDKQVPTATDLLVEEARRQTKKETALVNLRKKSVRERKLAPTQQTPFKGNNTAKQIIPNKQVGGGYDPFAPYDKMKSKELTAWVQKDP